Proteins encoded within one genomic window of Cucumis sativus cultivar 9930 chromosome 3, Cucumber_9930_V3, whole genome shotgun sequence:
- the LOC101221650 gene encoding acyl-CoA--sterol O-acyltransferase 1, with translation MEAEIINLTKVWLTVFISLGYCHATAKLLNPGPARFLAIAPVVLIFFLLPLQLTSIHFGGATCFFVTWLATFKLLLLTAGDGPLSTTPPLPLHRFIAISCLPIKILENPSEKSAPKNNRAETLNEKPKSFLNYSIRALIVVLMVKLYDYSHFFHPKLVLFIYSWHVYLLLEIILAITQFFGRNLLGIELEPQFRDPYYSTSLQDFWGRRWNLMATNILQPAVYKPTVKIAARVIGRMWAPLPGVMATFLVSAMMHELIFYYLGRMRPNWEITWFFVIHGIALTVEIMMKKMLPEKRRLPAKVSVPVTLVFIFSTAIWLFFPQFVRLRLDVRAFEEYAALANFVKKVAFSLVG, from the coding sequence ATGGAGGCAGAAATCATAAACTTAACCAAGGTATGGTTAACCGTCTTTATTTCTCTCGGTTACTGCCACGCCACCGCCAAACTCCTCAATCCCGGCCCAGCCCGCTTCCTCGCCATCGCTCCCGTCGtcctcatcttcttcctcctccctCTCCAACTTACCTCCATCCACTTCGGCGGCGCCACCTGCTTCTTCGTAACATGGCTCGCCACCTTCAAGCTTCTCCTCCTCACTGCCGGCGACGGCCCTCTCTCCACTACCCCGCCGCTTCCTCTCCACCGATTCATAGCCATATCTTGCTTGCCCATCAAGATCCTAGAAAACCCCTCGGAGAAATCGGCCCCCAAGAATAACCGAGCGGAAACCCTGAACGAAAAACCCAAATCGTTTCTGAACTACTCAATTAGAGCCTTAATCGTTGTTCTGATGGTGAAATTGTACGATTACTCTCACTTTTTCCACCCGAAACTTGTTCTGTTCATTTATAGTTGGCACGTTTACCTTCTCCTTGAGATTATTCTGGCGATCACGCAGTTTTTTGGTCGTAATCTGCTCGGAATCGAGCTGGAACCGCAATTTCGGGATCCGTACTATTCGACTTCGCTTCAGGATTTTTGGGGAAGGCGATGGAATCTGATGGCGACAAATATTCTTCAGCCGGCGGTTTACAAGCCAACGGTGAAGATAGCTGCTAGGGTAATAGGGAGGATGTGGGCGCCGTTGCCGGGGGTGATGGCGACGTTCTTGGTGTCGGCAATGATGCACGAactgatattttattatttggggAGAATGAGGCCGAACTGGGAGATCACGTGGTTCTTTGTTATACATGGAATTGCTTTGACGGTGGAGAttatgatgaagaagatgttgCCAGAGAAGCGGAGGTTACCGGCGAAGGTGTCGGTGCCGGTGACTCTAGTTTTCATATTCTCGACGGCGATTTGGTTGTTCTTTCCGCAGTTCGTGAGATTGAGGTTGGACGTGAGAGCGTTTGAAGAATACGCCGCGTTGGCTAATTTTGTCAAGAAGGTGGCTTTCTCATTGGTCGgttga
- the LOC101219749 gene encoding porphobilinogen deaminase, chloroplastic gives MGVLSSPSVSHSPMPRPCNVGSLSFLGFSSLSLKPPTFSNGAKKFHGVGLIRAVAAEQQVEKTKVALLRIGTRGSPLALAQAHETRDKLMASHPELAEDGAIQIVVIKTTGDKILSQPLADIGGKGLFTKEIDDALINGDIDIAVHSMKDVPTYLPEKTILPCNLPREDVRDAFISLSAGSFAELPAGSIIGTASLRRKSQLLNRYPSLKVLENFRGNVQTRLRKLNEGVVQATLLALAGLRRLNMTENVTSILSIDEMLPAVAQGAIGIACRSDDDIMANYLASLNHEETRLAVVCERAFLETLDGSCRTPIAGYASRDEDGNCIFKGLVASPDGTRVLETSRRGPYAIEDMIAMGKDAGQELLSRAGPGFFDS, from the exons ATGGGTGTTTTATCTTCCCCTTCTGTAAGCCACTCTCCAATGCCTCGCCCTTGTAATGTtggttctctttcttttcttgggTTCTCTTCACTTTCCCTTAAACCTCCGACTTTCTCTAACGGCGCCAAGAAGTTTCATGGCGTTGGTCTCATAAGAGCTGTTGCTGCGGAGCAGCAGGTAGAGAAGACCAAGGTTGCTCTTCTCAGAATTGGCACCAGAGGAAg CCCATTAGCACTTGCCCAGGCTCATGAGACGAGAGACAAACTCATGGCTTCCCATCCTGAGCTAGCCGAAGATGGGGCCATTCAGATTGTTGTAATCAAAACAACTGGTGACAAAATACTCTCTCAGCCACTTGCAGACATTGGTGGGAAAGGCTTATTTACTAAAGAGATCGATGATGCACTTATTAATGGTGACATAGACATTGCTGTTCACTCAATGAAAGATGTACCAACTTACTTGCCTGAAAAAACCATCCTCCCATGTAACCTTCCGAGGGAGGATGTCCGCGATGCATTCATTTCTCTGAGTGCAGGTTCATTTGCTGAGCTTCCAGCTGGAAGCATCATTGGTACAGCTTCACTGAGAAGAAAGTCTCAGCTACTGAATAGATATCCATCCCTCAAA GTGCTGGAGAATTTTCGGGGCAATGTCCAAACAAGGTTGAGAAAACTGAATGAAGGAGTGGTCCAAGCAACACTGTTGGCTCTAGCTGGACTTCGGCGTTTAAATATGACAGAAAATGTTACTTCGATCCTTTCAATCGATGAAATGCTTCCAGCTGTTGCTCAGGGAGCTATTGGGATTGCCTGTCGAAGTGACGATGACATAATG GCCAATTACTTAGCCTCATTAAACCATGAGGAAACAAGACTGGCTGTTGTTTGTGAGAGAGCTTTTCTTGAGACTCTTGATGGATCTTGCCGAACTCCGATAGCAGGATATGCTTCCAGAGATGAAGATGGCAATTGTATATTTAAAGGGCTGGTGGCTTCCCCAGATGGAACCCGAG TTCTTGAAACTTCTCGACGAGGTCCATACGCCATTGAAGATATGATTGCAATGGGAAAGGATGCTGGCCAGGAGCTTCTTTCTCGAGCAGGTCCCGGTTTTTTTGATAGCTAG
- the LOC101219514 gene encoding acyl-CoA--sterol O-acyltransferase 1 yields MEDEIGNFLKVWISIWICLSYCYGVGRRIPHGITRFLFIFPVISLFLYLPLLLHSLHLGGLTAFFIAWLANFKLLLFSAGLGPLAAPGISIGTFCAIASFPVKLKQTPLQKTSEFAIHGGLPSKSDHNRHRQSPLSYAVKIFLVAVMVKAYNYTHILPQKLHWLFLCFHIYFLLELSLAAAASIVACGGTLELLPLFHQPYFSTSLQDFWGRRWNLVVTGILRPAVFRPAASAASKLLGKKCGPLAGVTATFLVSAVMHELMFFYMSRQWPPPTWEVSAFFVFHGGCLVAEMAVKRVWIQRWRMRPLPWIVSVPVTVGFFFWSCFWLFFPPFINSCKADVRVVEEYALFGAFLKNNIPINLWPNLNNNIIPFNYVKK; encoded by the exons atggAGGATGAGATTGGGAATTTCTTAAAAGTTTGGATATCAATATGGATCTGTTTGAGTTATTGCTATGGCGTCGGTAGAAGAATTCCCCACGGAATTACAagatttcttttcatatttcctGTCATTTCCCTCTTCCTCTaccttcctcttcttcttcactcccTCCATCTTGGTGGCCTTACTGCCTTTTTCATTGCTTGGCTTGCCAACTTCAAGCTCCTCCTCTTCTCCGCCGGTCTTGGCCCCCTCGCCGCCCCCGGAATCTCCATCG GTACTTTCTGTGCAATAGCTTCCTTCCCagtcaaattaaaacaaacccCACTTCAAAAAACCTCTGAATTTGCCATTCATGGAGGATTACCTTCAAAATCCGATCACAATCGCCACCGCCAGTCCCCATTAAGCTACGCCGTCAAGATCTTCCTAGTGGCGGTGATGGTGAAAGCCTATAATTACACCCACATCCTCCCTCAAAAACTCCACTGGCTCTTCCTCTGTTTCCACATCTACTTCCTCCTCGAGCTCAGCCTTGCCGCTGCCGCTTCCATCGTCGCCTGCGGCGGCACTCTCGAACTTCTCCCTCTCTTCCACCAACCTTACTTCTCCACCTCACTTCAAGACTTCTGGGGTCGGCGATGGAACCTCGTCGTCACTGGAATCCTCCGCCCCGCCGTCTTCCGCCCTGCAGCCTCTGCTGCCTCAAAACTTTTGGGTAAAAAGTGTGGCCCCCTCGCCGGAGTTACGGCGACGTTCCTTGTATCGGCCGTGATGCACGAGCTGATGTTCTTCTACATGTCTCGTCAATGGCCGCCGCCGACATGGGAAGTGTCGGCGTTCTTCGTTTTCCACGGGGGATGTCTGGTGGCGGAAATGGCGGTGAAGAGAGTATGGATTCAGAGGTGGAGGATGCGTCCGCTGCCGTGGATAGTGTCGGTCCCGGTGACGGTGGGATTTTTTTTCTGGAGTTGCTTTTGGCTGTTCTTTCCGCCGTTTATTAACAGTTGTAAGGCTGACGTAAGGGTGGTTGAAGAGTACGCGCTGTTTGGTgcatttcttaaaaataatattccaattaatttatggccaaatttgaacaataatatcattccttttaattatgttaaaaaataa
- the LOC101222115 gene encoding disease resistance protein RGA2, with the protein MADFLWTFAVEEMLKNVLKVAGEQTGLAWGFQEHLSNLQKWLLNAQAFLRDINTRKLHLHSVSIWVDHLQFLVYQAEDLLDEIVYEHLRQKVQTTEMKVCDFFSLSTDNVLIFRLDMAKKMMTLVQLLEKHYNEAAPLGLVGIETVRPEIDVISQYRETISELEDHKIAGRDVEVESIVKQVIDASNNQRTSILPIVGMGGLGKTTLAKLVFNHELVRQRFDKTVWVCVSEPFIVNKILLDILKNVKGAYISDGRDSKEVLLRELQKEMLGQSYFLVLDDVWNETFFLWDDLKYCLLKITGNSNNSILVTTRSAEVAKIMGTCPSHLLSKLSDDQCWSLFKESANAYGLSMTSNLGIIQKELVKKIGGVPLAARVLGRAVKFEGDVERWEEMLKNVLTTPLQEENFVLSILKLSVDRLPSSSVKQCFAYCSIFPKDFVFEKQELIQMWMAQGFLQPQQGRYNNTTMENVGDIYFNILLSRCLFEFEDANKTRIRDMIGDYETREEYKMHDLVHDIAMETSRSYKDLHLNPSNISKKELQKEMINVAGKLRTIDFIQKIPHNIDQTLFDVEIRNFVCLRVLKISGDKLPKSIGQLKHLRYLEILSYSIELKLPESIVSLHNLQTLKFVYSVIEEFSMNFTNLVSLRHLELGANADKTPPHLSQLTQLQTLSHFVIGFEEGFKITELGPLKNLKRCLSVLCLEKVESKEEAKGADLAGKENLMALHLGWSMNRKDNDLEVLEGLQPNINLQSLRITNFAGRHLPNNIFVENLREIHLSHCNSCEKLPMLGQLNNLKELQICSFEGLQVIDNEFYGNDPNQRRFFPKLEKFEISYMINLEQWKEVITNDESSNVTIFPNLKCLKIWGCPKLLNIPKAFDENNMQHLESLILSCCNKLTKLPDGLQFCSSIEGLTIDKCSNLSINMRNKPKLWYLIIGWLDKLPEDLCHLMNLRVMRIIGIMQNYDFGILQHLPSLKQLVLEEDLLSNNSVTQIPEQLQHLTALQFLSIQHFRRIEALPEWLGNYVCLQTLNLWNCKKLKKLPSTEAMLRLTKLNKLHVCDCPQLLLEEGDMERAKLSHLPEIQINRWFIHLL; encoded by the coding sequence ATGGCTGATTTCCTATGGACTTTTGCTGTCGAAGAAATGTTGAAGAATGTGTTGAAGGTTGCAGGGGAGCAAACTGGCCTTGCATGGGGCTTCCAGGAGCATCTCTCCAACCTCCAAAAATGGCTACTCAACGCTCAAGCTTTCTTACGCGATATCAACACCAGAAAACTACATCTTCATTCTGTGAGCATCTGGGTGGACCATCTTCAGTTTCTTGTTTATCAAGCCGAGGATCTATTAGACGAAATTGTTTATGAACATCTTCGACAAAAGGTCCAAACAACAGAAATGAAGGTGTGtgatttcttctctctttctaccgATAATGTTTTGATCTTTCGTCTTGACATggcaaaaaaaatgatgaccCTTGTACAACTGTTAGAAAAGCATTACAATGAGGCTGCTCCTTTAGGACTAGTTGGGATTGAAACTGTAAGACCCGAGATCGATGTTATTAGTCAATATCGAGAGACAATTTCAGAACTTGAAGATCATAAGATTGCGGGGAGGGATGTTGAAGTTGAAAGTATAGTGAAACAAGTGATTGATGCTAGCAATAATCAACGTACATCTATCCTGCCCATTGTTGGTATGGGTGGATTAGGAAAAACAACTTTGGCAAAGTTAGTTTTTAACCATGAGTTGGTTAGACAACGTTTTGATAAAACTGTATGGGTTTGTGTGTCTGAACCATTTATTGTCAACAAGATTTtgcttgatattttaaaaaatgtaaaaggtGCCTATATTTCTGATGGAAGGGATAGCAAGGAGGTTTTACTTCGTGAACTCCAAAAAGAGATGCTTGGGCAAAGCTATTTTCTTGTGCTTGACGATGTTTGGAACGAAACTTTTTTTCTATGGGATGACTTGAAATATTGTTTGCTCAAGATCACTGGAAACTCTAACAATAGTATCCTTGTGACTACAAGGAGTGCTGAAGTTGCAAAAATCATGGGAACATGTCCTAGTCATCTTTTAAGTAAATTATCTGATGATCAATGTTGGTCTTTGTTTAAAGAAAGTGCAAATGCATATGGACTATCAATGACTTCAAACTTGGGGATCATTCAAAAAGAGTTGGTCAAAAAAATTGGTGGCGTACCATTGGCTGCACGAGTTTTGGGTAGGGCAGTAAAATTTGAAGGAGATGTTGAGAGATGGGAGGAAATGTTGAAAAATGTGCTAACAACTCCACTGCAAgaggaaaattttgttttatctatattaaaattaagtgtGGATCGTTTACCATCATCTTCAGTAAAGCAGTGTTTTGCAtattgttcaatttttcccAAAGactttgtgtttgaaaaacaagaattgaTTCAAATGTGGATGGCCCAAGGTTTTCTTCAACCACAACAAGGAAGATACAATAACACAACAATGGAAAATGTAGGAGATATATACTTCAACATCTTGTTGTCACGTTGCTTATTTGAATTCGAAGATGCCAATAAAACAAGGATAAGAGATATGATAGGTGATTATGAAACAAGAGAAGAATATAAGATGCATGATCTTGTACATGATATTGCAATGGAAACTTCAAGGTCGTATAAAGATTTGCATCTAAATCCTAGCAATATATCGAAGAAGGAACTTCAAAAGGAGATGATAAATGTTGCAGGCAAGTTACGCACAATTGATTTCATTCAAAAGATTCCTCACAATATAGATCAAACACTTTTTGACGTTGAGATAAGAAACTTTGTTTGTTTGCGTGTCTTGAAGATATCGGGTGATAAATTACCAAAGTCAATTGGTCAATTGAAACACTTGAGATATCTagaaattttaagttattcaatagaattaaaattacCAGAGTCTATTGTTTCACTTCATAATTTGCAAACGCTAAAGTTCGTATACTCAGTGATTGAAGAATTTTCAATGAACTTTACAAATTTGGTAAGTTTAAGGCACTTGGAATTAGGGGCAAATGCTGACAAAACACCTCCACATTTAAGTCAATTGACTCAACTTCAAACATTGTCTCATTTTGTAATCGGGTTTGAAGAAGGTTTTAAGATTACTGAATTGGGTCCAttgaaaaacttgaaaagatGCCTGTCTGTTTTGTGTTTGGAGAAAGTTGAAAGTAAAGAGGAAGCAAAGGGAGCAGATTTGGCAGGAAAGGAGAATTTAATGGCGCTACACTTAGGGTGGTCCATGAATAGAAAAGATAATGATTTGGAAGTGTTGGAAGGACTTCAACCAAACATAAATCTCCAATCATTGAGAATCACCAACTTTGCTGGAAGACATTTGCctaacaatatttttgttgagaATTTAAGAGAGATACATTTGTCTCATTGTAATAGTTGTGAAAAGCTTCCAATGCTTGGACAACTAAACAACCTAAAGGAACTTCAGATTTGCAGCTTTGAAGGCCTCCAAGTTATAGACAACGAGTTCTACGGCAATGATCCAAACCAAAGAAGGTTCTTCCCAAAGcttgagaaatttgaaatcagTTATATGATCAACTTAGAGCAATGGAAAGAAGTAATAACAAATGATGAATCATCAAATGTCACAATTTTCCCCAATCTCAAGTGCTTGAAAATATGGGGATGTCCCAAATTATTAAACATTCCAAAAGCTTTTGATGAGAATAATATGCAACACCTTGAATCATTGATCCTTTCATGTTGTAACAAATTGACAAAACTCCCAGATGGACTACAATTTTGCAGTTCTATTGAAGGGTTGACAATAGacaaatgttcaaatttgagCATAAATATGAGAAATAAGCCGAAATTATGGTATTTAATCATTGGTTGGTTAGACAAGCTGCCGGAAGATTTATGTCATCTCATGAATTTGAGGGTAATGAGAATTATTGGAATTATGCAGAATTATGATTTTGGCATCCTTCAGCACCTTCCTTCCCTTAAACAACTTGTTTTGGAAGAGGATTTGTTGAGCAATAATAGTGTAACGCAAATACCTGAACAACTTCAACACCTCACTGCCTTACAATTTCTGTCTATTCAACATTTTAGACGCATTGAAGCTTTGCCAGAATGGTTAGGAAACTATGTATGTTTGCAAACACTCAATCTTTGGAATtgcaaaaaattgaaaaaactgCCTTCTACAGAAGCAATGCTACGTCtcaccaaattaaataaattgcaTGTTTGTGATTGTCCGCAACTACTACTTGAGGAAGGCGACATGGAGCGGGCGAAACTTTCCCACCTTCCAGAAATTCAGATCAATCGTTGgtttatacatttattatga
- the LOC101221878 gene encoding acyl-CoA--sterol O-acyltransferase 1, producing the protein MAAEIRIFLQTLLLVSSSLSFCFSIRNSIPNGFLRFLLILPFFSLFLYIPLQFQTIHLQGSIGFFIGWLASFKLLLFAFGKGPLCSAAASSSLRRFLAIGSLPIEIPQDTNRSHPNPILPPTYFIKLLLLILTLVAIYFKNYLHPTLYLIVFCFVIYFLLEILIGGAAAFVKATLGVELLPYFDEPYLSVSLQDFWGKRWNLLTSRILRLAVYDPCRKLTVGIVGKKASAMVALTATFAVSGLMHELIYFYMGRLAPTWEVTCFFLLHGVSLSAEMAMKSAVRGRLKVPRIISTGFTWWFVMTTSSWLFFPQFFRLKPDVRMMEEHAALGAFVKNVTVQLITPFKFSF; encoded by the coding sequence ATGGCGGCCGAAATTCGAATTTTCCTTCAAACTCTCCTCTTAGtttcttcatctctctctttctgtTTCTCAATCAGAAACTCAATCCCAAATGGCTTCCTCAGATTCCTCTTAATTCTCCCCTTCTTCTCCCTCTTCCTCTACATTCCTCTCCAATTCCAAACCATCCATTTACAAGGCTCCATCGGCTTCTTCATCGGTTGGCTCGCAAGTTTCAAGCTCCTCCTCTTTGCCTTCGGTAAAGGTCCTCTCTGTTCCGCTGCCGCCTCCTCCTCCCTCCGCCGCTTCCTCGCCATCGGCTCCCTCCCAATCGAAATCCCCCAGGACACCAACCGCTCCCATCCTAATCCCATTCTTCCCCCGACCtactttataaaattattgctCCTAATTCTCACACTTGTCGCCATCTATTTCAAAAACTACTTACACCCAACCCTATACCTGATCGTCTTCTGTTTCGTAATTTACTTCCTCCTCGAGATTCTCATCGGTGGCGCCGCCGCCTTCGTGAAGGCGACGCTCGGAGTCGAGTTATTGCCGTATTTCGACGAGCCCTATCTGTCCGTTTCGTTACAGGATTTTTGGGGGAAGCGATGGAATTTATTGACTTCTAGAATCCTCCGCCTCGCCGTTTACGATCCATGCCGGAAACTCACTGTTGGAATCGTCGGGAAGAAAGCGTCGGCGATGGTGGCGCTGACGGCAACATTCGCAGTCTCCGGTTTGATGCACGAACTCATCTATTTCTACATGGGAAGATTGGCGCCAACTTGGGAGGTGACTTGCTTCTTTTTATTACATGGAGTTAGTCTTTCAGCGGAGATGGCGATGAAGTCAGCGGTGAGGGGTAGGTTGAAGGTGCCGAGAATTATATCGACGGGGTTTACATGGTGGTTTGTGATGACGACGAGTTCTTGGCTCTTTTTCCCGCagttttttaggttaaaacCGGATGTTAGAATGATGGAAGAACACGCAGCTTTGGGCGCGTTTGTGAAGAACGTGACGGTACAGCTCATCACAccctttaaattttctttctga
- the LOC101222351 gene encoding acyl-CoA--sterol O-acyltransferase 1, producing MASEIHSLLQTLFLVSSSLSLCFSIRNSIPNGFFKFLLILPFFFLFLYIPLQFHTIHFQGPIGFFIGWLGSFKLLLFAFGKGPLCSAATSSSLPRFLAVGSLPIEIPDHKSPPNHSLIPPSAKLIFLILTILAINFKNHLHPNAIPLFYCLLIYFFLEFLIGTTATLAKTVLGVELLPYFNEPYFSDSLQDFWGRRWNLMTSRILRLTIYDPCRNLTIGVIGRRPASMVAVIATFVVSGLMHELIYFYMGRMAPTWEVTCFFVVHGVCVVAEMAVRLGAGGRFRAPRVARICLTIMFVMGTGSWLFFPQCIRAKMDVRMLEEYAAIGAFFKTITLHFIPPFNPTSFLFH from the coding sequence ATGGCCTCCGAGATCCATAGCCTCCTTCAAACTCTCTTCTTAGTTTCatcatctctttctctctgttTCTCAATCAGAAACTCAATCCCGAATGGCTTCTTCAAATTCCTCTTAATTctccccttcttcttcctcttcctctacATTCCTCTCCAATTCCATACCATCCATTTCCAAGGCCCCATCGGCTTTTTCATTGGTTGGCTCGGCAGTTTCAAGCTCCTCCTCTTTGCCTTCGGTAAAGGCCCTCTCTGCTCCGCCGCCACCTCCTCCTCCCTCCCCCGCTTCCTCGCCGTCGGCTCCCTCCCAATCGAAATCCCCGACCACAAATCCCCCCCAAATCATTCCCTTATCCCCCCTTCCGCAAAATTAATATTCCTAATCCTCACAATCCTCGccatcaatttcaaaaatcacCTCCATCCAAACGCAATTCCCCTGTTCTACTGCCTCCTAATCTACTTCTTCCTCGAATTCCTCATCGGCACCACCGCCACCCTAGCCAAAACAGTTCTCGGAGTCGAGTTATTGCCCTATTTCAACGAGCCCTATTTCTCTGATTCGTTACAGGATTTTTGGGGACGACGATGGAATCTAATGACCTCTAGAATCCTTCGCCTCACCATTTACGATCCATGCCGGAATCTAACCATCGGCGTCATCGGGAGGAGACCGGCGTCAATGGTGGCGGTGATAGCGACATTTGTAGTCTCTGGTCTTATGCACGAAttgatatatttctatatGGGAAGAATGGCGCCGACTTGGGAGGTGACTTGCTTCTTTGTGGTACATGGAGTTTGTGTGGTGGCGGAGATGGCGGTGAGGTTAGGCGCCGGTGGGAGGTTCCGGGCGCCGCGAGTTGCAAGAATATGTTTAACGATAATGTTTGTGATGGGAACGGGAAGTTGGCTTTTTTTCCCGCAGTGTATTAGGGCTAAAATGGACGTTAGAATGCTTGAAGAGTACGCCGCAATAGGTGCGTTTTTTAAGACTATTACGCTCCATTTCATCCCACCCTTTAACCCTACTTCTTTTCTATtccattaa
- the LOC101220472 gene encoding structure-specific endonuclease subunit SLX1 — MRLLSHTFRCVKPPISNPPLSKSSSSSSKDPTLIVKSEPKPKLKQWCVYLIISSNSPIKTYVGVTLDFDRRLKQHNGEIKGGAKATRAGRPWICACTIHGFKDQSQACEFESKWKKVSRKISYEKKEEDVGKLLDDQTLRLLKHRERALGKVKCLFDCSQFEFDWKLDPF; from the exons atgAGATTGCTCTCTCACACATTTCGTTGTGTAAAACCCCCAATTTCAAATCCACCACTATccaaatcttcttcttcctcatctAAGGATCCAACACTGATCGTTAAATCAGAGCCGAAGCCTAAGCTTAAGCAATGGTGTGTTTATCTCATCATCTCCTCCAATTCTCCCATCAAAACCTATGTAGGGGTCACCCTTGACTTCGATCGACG TTTGAAACAACATAATGGTGAAATAAAAGGTGGTGCAAAAGCAACTCGAGCGGGACGACCCTGGATTTGTGCGTGCACAATTCATGGTTTTAAAGACCAAAGTCAAG CTTGTGAGTTTgaatcaaaatggaaaaaagtttCAAGGAAAATATCCTATGAGAAGAAGGAGGAGGATGTGGGAAAGCTATTAGATGATCAAACATTAAGATTGCTGAAGCACAGGGAAAGAGCTTTAGGAAAAGTGAAGTGTCTGTTTGATTGCAGTcaatttgagtttgattggaaATTGGATCCTTTCTGA